A window from Flavobacterium sp. 83 encodes these proteins:
- a CDS encoding DUF3822 family protein yields the protein MSIQNTNITEKKYKKLSIQVSLTGLSFCCFDTLNNTVTSFNEVHFDTFHKATKIEDLFGDAFRDYPELKDSYDEILVIHNNNLSTFVPTALFDENFLGSYLQYNTKVFETDFFAFDEIPNYQMNAVYIPYVNINNFFIDQFGSFDYKHANSILVSKLLVASKNKDEKKMFIHINSGHFEIIVVQNQKLLLFNSFDYNTPEDFLYYILFTAEQLNLNPENFALELIGNIDTESDYFKIAYKYIRNVSLIDVEDLRWNNYFSEAENRNHFILFNS from the coding sequence ATGTCAATACAAAACACGAATATCACCGAAAAAAAATATAAAAAACTGTCCATTCAAGTTTCTTTGACTGGACTTTCTTTTTGTTGTTTTGACACACTAAATAATACGGTAACTTCATTTAACGAAGTACATTTTGATACGTTTCATAAAGCCACAAAAATTGAGGATTTATTTGGTGATGCTTTCAGAGATTATCCGGAATTAAAGGATTCGTATGATGAGATTTTGGTTATTCACAATAACAACCTGTCTACTTTTGTTCCTACAGCTCTTTTTGATGAAAACTTTTTAGGCAGTTATTTGCAGTACAATACGAAGGTTTTTGAAACTGATTTTTTTGCTTTTGATGAAATTCCAAACTATCAAATGAATGCGGTTTATATACCGTATGTGAATATCAATAATTTTTTTATTGACCAATTTGGTTCTTTTGATTACAAGCATGCCAATAGTATTTTGGTTTCGAAACTTTTGGTTGCCTCCAAAAATAAGGATGAGAAAAAGATGTTTATTCACATCAATTCTGGTCATTTTGAAATCATTGTAGTTCAGAACCAAAAATTATTGCTTTTCAATTCTTTTGATTACAACACGCCAGAAGATTTCTTGTATTACATTTTATTCACGGCAGAACAATTGAACTTAAATCCCGAAAACTTCGCATTGGAATTAATCGGAAATATTGATACCGAAAGTGATTATTTCAAAATCGCTTACAAATACATTCGCAACGTTTCCCTTATAGATGTGGAAGATTTGCGATGGAACAATTATTTTTCTGAGGCCGAAAACAGAAATCATTTTATACTTTTCAACTCATGA
- a CDS encoding RsmD family RNA methyltransferase, translating into MRIISGKYKGRRIFPPKGLPVRPTTDMSKEALFNVLNNHFSFEGLKILDLFAGTGNISYEFASRGSTPITSVDGDFGCVKFIKQVAAEYDFNIAATKSDVFTYLERCKTSYDIIFADPPYALDQKTFEKIILLVFEKQLLNEEGMMVIEHSKYTKLDHMIHFSFQKSYGGSIFSFFEFDSSNDAEDSENASDQNDSEEE; encoded by the coding sequence ATGAGAATCATTTCAGGAAAATACAAAGGAAGACGCATTTTTCCACCAAAAGGATTACCCGTTCGTCCCACTACCGATATGTCTAAAGAAGCATTATTCAATGTTTTGAACAACCATTTCAGTTTTGAAGGACTTAAAATATTAGACTTATTTGCCGGAACAGGAAATATCAGTTACGAATTTGCTTCAAGAGGAAGCACGCCAATCACATCTGTTGATGGTGATTTTGGTTGTGTAAAATTCATCAAGCAAGTCGCCGCCGAATATGATTTTAATATTGCAGCTACCAAAAGTGATGTTTTTACCTATTTAGAAAGATGCAAAACGTCCTATGATATCATTTTTGCAGATCCGCCGTATGCTTTGGACCAAAAAACTTTCGAGAAAATCATATTGTTAGTTTTCGAAAAACAATTGCTTAATGAAGAAGGAATGATGGTCATCGAACATTCGAAATATACTAAGCTGGATCACATGATTCATTTTTCATTCCAGAAAAGTTACGGAGGTTCTATTTTTAGTTTCTTCGAATTTGATTCAAGTAATGATGCAGAAGATTCTGAAAATGCATCAGACCAAAACGACAGTGAAGAAGAATAA
- a CDS encoding outer membrane beta-barrel protein gives MKRNTGIKYNIIAICLFISGFGYGQNTTPKDSISTKLNEVIVSGQSKLFTNKNGNIKVDIANSIYNSIPNTIDLLAKLPNIQVSADKESITIIGKGNPLIYIDNQKVGMNDLNTLSVDAIKTIEIINNPSSKYEASGRAVILITRKFSKKEGFQTTLSEVASFKKQFNNYLGINSSLKKNKFEFKANFNYNQIKVWESNGNDFTIPSNAIISNYLVTAVTKRPQFIFGAGVFYKINEEDYLSLNFSRRTQKDIFNIITDTYNEQQNTINTVNTFNANDEYRNFSNGFLNYNHKIKSIDGILFSGFQYSKFKQEVASIISNNYNNTSFQLSQNRNQKINIGVFSGRFDFEKEFKNKMKLELGTLYLQANSKTNFLVENVNPNSIINSDYKYIEKNIAAYSQLSGSIKKVNYSFGFRAENTIAKGKYQSENILLIDKNYINLFPKATVEIPIDSTNTINFNYAKSILRPNFSTTSQVSAYINPYFVWSNNINLDPTITDEVALSYQYKEKSVKVSYNKINNPVYYGSSYDASQNILTFKTTNFQKETGFNLEFTLPFKQKFWTTTNTLNFALSKIEDKQAILNDVKPYLYYYSNHSFQLPKGIEVALTGWGLTRQQQGVFERSALFTMDFAVSKTFFKHFDCAINYNDIFRQMKFHENFTINNISAKGIYYTDSNLVSFSVKYSFGKIKNTEFKEKNIDENSSRIR, from the coding sequence ATGAAAAGGAACACTGGAATTAAATATAACATCATCGCAATTTGTCTCTTTATATCAGGATTTGGATATGGACAAAATACAACTCCAAAAGACAGTATTTCTACTAAATTAAATGAAGTAATTGTTAGTGGCCAAAGTAAATTGTTTACCAACAAAAATGGAAATATTAAAGTTGACATTGCAAATTCTATTTATAATTCAATCCCTAATACAATAGATTTATTGGCAAAATTACCCAATATTCAAGTTAGTGCTGATAAAGAAAGCATTACGATTATAGGAAAAGGAAATCCTTTGATTTACATCGATAATCAAAAAGTAGGAATGAATGATTTGAATACCTTATCAGTTGATGCTATTAAAACCATTGAAATTATTAATAATCCATCTTCTAAATATGAAGCATCGGGAAGAGCAGTTATTTTAATTACCAGAAAGTTTAGTAAAAAAGAGGGTTTTCAAACTACTTTATCTGAAGTGGCCTCTTTTAAAAAACAGTTCAATAATTATTTAGGAATTAATTCCAGTTTAAAGAAAAACAAATTCGAGTTTAAAGCTAATTTTAACTACAATCAAATTAAAGTTTGGGAGAGCAACGGTAATGATTTTACAATTCCATCGAATGCTATTATTTCAAATTATTTGGTTACTGCAGTTACCAAACGACCACAATTTATTTTTGGAGCCGGTGTTTTCTATAAAATTAATGAAGAAGATTATTTGTCTTTAAATTTTAGCAGAAGAACTCAAAAAGACATTTTTAATATTATAACTGATACCTATAATGAGCAGCAAAATACAATTAATACAGTCAATACTTTTAATGCTAATGACGAATATAGAAACTTTTCTAATGGATTTTTAAACTATAATCATAAAATAAAAAGTATCGATGGCATTTTATTTTCGGGTTTTCAGTATTCTAAGTTCAAACAAGAAGTTGCCAGTATAATTTCCAATAATTATAACAATACTAGTTTTCAACTGTCGCAAAATAGAAATCAAAAAATAAACATTGGAGTTTTTTCGGGAAGATTTGATTTCGAAAAAGAATTTAAAAATAAAATGAAGTTAGAACTAGGAACACTTTACCTTCAGGCAAATTCTAAAACTAACTTTTTAGTAGAAAATGTTAATCCGAATAGTATAATAAATTCAGATTATAAATATATAGAAAAGAACATTGCTGCTTATTCCCAACTTTCCGGAAGCATCAAAAAAGTAAATTATTCCTTTGGTTTTAGAGCTGAAAATACCATTGCAAAAGGGAAATATCAATCAGAAAATATTTTGTTAATCGATAAAAATTATATCAATCTATTTCCAAAAGCTACAGTCGAAATTCCGATAGACAGTACAAATACAATTAATTTCAATTATGCTAAAAGTATTTTAAGACCTAACTTTTCCACGACAAGTCAAGTTTCAGCATACATAAATCCCTATTTTGTTTGGTCTAATAATATCAATCTGGATCCAACAATTACGGATGAAGTCGCTTTAAGTTATCAGTATAAAGAAAAATCGGTAAAAGTGAGCTATAACAAAATTAATAATCCGGTTTATTACGGTTCTTCTTATGATGCCTCTCAAAACATATTGACTTTCAAAACAACAAATTTTCAGAAAGAAACCGGTTTTAATTTAGAATTTACGCTTCCATTTAAACAAAAATTTTGGACTACAACCAATACTTTAAATTTTGCCTTGAGTAAAATTGAAGATAAGCAAGCCATTTTAAATGATGTCAAACCCTATTTGTATTACTATTCTAATCATTCGTTCCAATTGCCAAAAGGAATAGAAGTAGCACTAACAGGATGGGGTTTGACAAGACAACAGCAAGGAGTTTTTGAAAGAAGTGCTTTGTTTACAATGGATTTTGCAGTTTCTAAAACGTTCTTTAAACACTTTGATTGTGCAATAAATTATAATGATATTTTTAGACAAATGAAATTTCATGAAAATTTTACTATCAACAATATATCCGCAAAAGGAATCTATTATACCGATTCCAATTTAGTTTCCTTTTCAGTAAAATATTCCTTTGGAAAAATAAAAAACACGGAATTTAAGGAGAAAAATATTGATGAAAATTCGAGTAGAATTCGATAA
- a CDS encoding sensor histidine kinase KdpD, producing the protein MKQRINLLIAFSVIALIALSVVQCYLVKTTYDYKVAQFHSEIKEEIATISNDYSDIDSTIVNKKDLLYKQLAEHYIRDKRTKFKIKNALLQNQFRGELTRKLQLKFEREIPNITIDFAIVLNKFIIYNSRKKTDTIFSEKPLIKNKLYGNLASLDNAFLVRNYVGTTSGSSQMQDYKLLTEDSMYVSVMDWETIILKRMRMVLFLSLLSILTLIILFVIAIKALIKQKKVNDVKTDFINNITHELKTPLTTLGISTKILERKDIRDNEVQFNTILHTITRQNNRLQNLIDQVMSSSLGENKIELQKEAIDSEIFLNVIIADFKISNPKINLIADFNTSKTTLLLDQFHLTTAIQNVLENAVKYGSTTISIKTELIQNQFNISIKDNGIGISKNKHSLLFDKFYRVEQGNLHNTKGLGLGLYYVNQIIKAHQGSIAVISDLGKGAIFTIMFKV; encoded by the coding sequence ATGAAACAAAGAATCAATTTATTAATTGCGTTTTCTGTCATCGCCCTGATAGCATTATCAGTTGTGCAATGCTATTTGGTAAAAACAACTTACGATTATAAAGTGGCTCAGTTTCATTCAGAAATTAAAGAGGAAATTGCTACTATTTCAAATGATTACAGCGATATTGATTCGACGATTGTCAACAAAAAAGACTTACTTTATAAACAGTTAGCGGAGCATTATATTCGCGACAAAAGAACCAAATTTAAAATTAAAAATGCTTTGCTTCAAAATCAATTCAGAGGCGAATTGACCCGAAAATTACAGCTTAAATTTGAAAGAGAAATTCCAAATATTACCATAGATTTTGCCATTGTTCTTAACAAGTTTATCATTTATAACAGTCGAAAAAAAACGGACACTATTTTTTCAGAAAAACCGCTTATAAAAAATAAATTATATGGAAATTTAGCTTCTTTAGATAATGCCTTTTTAGTCCGAAATTATGTAGGAACTACCAGTGGTTCTTCGCAAATGCAAGATTATAAATTACTTACTGAAGATTCTATGTATGTTTCTGTAATGGATTGGGAAACCATAATTCTAAAAAGAATGAGAATGGTTTTATTTTTATCCTTACTTTCAATTCTAACACTAATTATCCTTTTCGTAATTGCCATCAAAGCATTAATCAAACAAAAAAAGGTGAATGATGTTAAAACTGATTTTATCAATAACATCACCCATGAACTCAAAACACCATTGACCACTTTGGGGATTTCCACTAAAATATTGGAGCGAAAAGACATTCGGGACAATGAAGTCCAATTCAACACAATTCTTCATACAATTACACGTCAAAATAATCGTTTACAAAATTTGATTGACCAAGTAATGTCAAGTTCATTAGGAGAAAACAAGATTGAACTACAAAAAGAAGCAATTGATTCGGAGATTTTTTTGAATGTAATTATTGCTGATTTCAAAATTTCAAACCCTAAAATCAATCTCATAGCAGACTTCAATACTTCTAAAACAACATTGTTATTAGACCAATTTCATTTAACAACTGCAATTCAAAACGTGCTTGAAAATGCAGTGAAATATGGTAGCACTACCATTTCCATTAAAACAGAATTAATCCAAAACCAATTTAACATTAGTATCAAAGACAATGGAATTGGGATATCAAAAAATAAGCATTCTTTATTATTTGATAAATTTTACAGAGTAGAGCAAGGCAATTTGCATAATACAAAGGGATTGGGATTAGGTCTTTATTATGTAAATCAAATTATAAAAGCACATCAAGGTTCAATCGCGGTCATCAGTGATTTAGGAAAAGGTGCTATTTTTACTATTATGTTTAAAGTTTAA
- a CDS encoding response regulator transcription factor: protein MKKILLAEDDFDFASVLKQYLELYEYAVTWAQNGEEALVTFQSEIFDICVFDVMMPKMDGFTLAEKIIKINPEIPFVFLTARKLKEDKIIGLKLGADDYIAKPFEVEELVLRLNNILKRSQQKPTLFSKIDELAIGSYVFDTKRLSLKNSFKTQQLTEKEAALIHFFYTYKNQMIKREQILKAIWGNDDFFSGRSMDVYISRIRKYFKDDSQISIESVRNIGLEFKIKN from the coding sequence TTGAAAAAAATACTTTTAGCCGAAGACGATTTTGATTTTGCAAGTGTACTCAAACAATATTTAGAGTTGTATGAATATGCAGTAACTTGGGCACAAAACGGAGAAGAAGCATTGGTTACTTTCCAATCGGAGATCTTTGATATTTGTGTTTTTGATGTCATGATGCCAAAAATGGATGGGTTTACACTTGCTGAAAAAATCATCAAAATCAATCCTGAAATTCCTTTTGTTTTTCTAACGGCAAGAAAGCTAAAAGAGGACAAAATTATTGGATTAAAATTAGGAGCCGATGATTATATTGCAAAACCTTTTGAGGTGGAAGAACTTGTTTTACGATTGAATAATATCTTAAAAAGAAGCCAACAAAAACCAACTCTTTTTTCAAAAATTGATGAATTGGCAATTGGTTCTTATGTATTCGATACCAAACGTTTGTCCTTAAAAAACAGTTTTAAAACACAACAACTCACAGAAAAAGAAGCGGCTCTTATTCATTTTTTTTACACCTATAAAAATCAAATGATAAAAAGAGAACAAATCCTAAAAGCGATTTGGGGCAATGACGATTTCTTTTCGGGACGAAGCATGGATGTTTATATTAGTAGAATTCGGAAATATTTCAAAGATGATTCTCAAATCAGTATTGAAAGCGTTCGTAATATTGGATTAGAATTCAAGATTAAAAACTAA
- a CDS encoding ketopantoate reductase family protein, with protein sequence MKTRIGILGMGGVGGYFGGLLAKAYAESDSVEIIFIARGETQKAIAQNGLKIITDSNEVIVFPNLVSNNPEEIGELHYLICATKTYDIESSFESIKNCITPDTVILPLYNGVDAPERISYLFPENEVLQGCVYIVSMIESPGIIKKIGHYEKLFFGSKTASISKLNQLQSILEKAAIESYLVENIEEVVWEKFIFISALASVTSYLNVNIGGILNNPSHKAIYISLLNEISAVAAAKGLAIPNDIVAQTIVKLEKTPQDATSSMHRDLLAGRNTEVVSLTEYVVNQGLKYGVAIPTYQIVLEKLL encoded by the coding sequence ATGAAAACAAGAATTGGAATTTTAGGAATGGGTGGAGTAGGAGGCTATTTTGGAGGATTATTGGCCAAAGCGTATGCTGAATCTGATTCTGTTGAAATAATATTCATTGCTCGTGGGGAAACCCAAAAAGCAATAGCTCAAAACGGTCTGAAAATTATTACGGATAGTAATGAAGTCATTGTTTTTCCAAATTTAGTTTCTAATAATCCAGAAGAAATAGGAGAACTGCATTACCTTATTTGCGCCACTAAAACCTATGATATCGAATCTAGTTTTGAATCTATAAAAAACTGTATTACTCCAGATACGGTAATTCTTCCTTTATACAATGGTGTTGATGCGCCAGAACGAATTAGTTATTTATTTCCCGAAAATGAAGTTTTGCAAGGGTGTGTTTATATTGTTTCGATGATTGAATCACCAGGGATTATCAAGAAAATTGGTCACTATGAGAAATTATTTTTTGGCTCAAAAACTGCTTCAATTTCAAAACTAAATCAATTACAATCCATTTTGGAAAAGGCTGCTATAGAAAGTTATCTTGTTGAAAACATTGAAGAAGTGGTTTGGGAAAAATTCATTTTTATTTCGGCCTTGGCTTCGGTTACTTCGTATTTGAATGTGAATATTGGCGGTATTTTGAACAATCCTTCCCACAAAGCAATTTATATTTCACTACTTAATGAAATTAGTGCAGTAGCTGCCGCAAAAGGATTAGCGATACCAAATGACATTGTTGCCCAAACGATTGTCAAACTAGAAAAAACTCCACAAGATGCCACCTCATCTATGCATAGAGATTTATTGGCGGGTAGAAATACCGAAGTAGTTTCCTTGACGGAATATGTGGTAAACCAAGGTTTAAAATATGGTGTTGCAATACCAACATATCAAATAGTTTTAGAGAAGTTGTTGTGA
- the dnaX gene encoding DNA polymerase III subunit gamma/tau: MEQFVVSARKYRPQTFKDVVGQKAITNTLLNAIESNHLASALLFTGPRGVGKTTCARILARKINQPGYDDPNEDFAFNVFELDAASNNSVDDIRNLIDQVRIPPQTGQYKVYIIDEVHMLSSAAFNAFLKTLEEPPKHAIFILATTEKHKIIPTILSRCQIFDFKRITVKDAKEHLAEVATSQGVNFEDDALHIIAQKADGAMRDALSIFDRVVSFCGKDLTRQAVTENLNVLDYETYINVTDLILDNKIPDLLIAFNEILAKGFDAHHFVSGLASHFRDLLVSKTPVTLSLLEVGEQAQQMYGVQAQKCSQDFLLKGIEIANDCDLKYKLSQNQRLLVELCLMQLASITFDGEKKKLSNL, encoded by the coding sequence ATGGAACAATTTGTTGTATCGGCTCGTAAATATCGTCCTCAAACATTTAAAGATGTTGTAGGGCAAAAAGCCATTACCAATACTTTATTGAATGCCATAGAAAGCAACCACTTAGCTTCGGCATTATTATTCACAGGACCTCGTGGAGTGGGTAAGACAACCTGCGCCCGAATTCTGGCTCGAAAAATTAATCAGCCAGGATATGATGATCCAAATGAAGATTTTGCTTTTAATGTTTTCGAATTAGATGCTGCATCCAACAACTCTGTTGATGATATCCGTAATTTAATTGACCAAGTCCGTATTCCACCACAAACGGGACAATATAAGGTTTATATTATTGATGAGGTTCATATGTTGTCATCAGCAGCTTTCAATGCTTTTCTGAAAACATTGGAAGAACCGCCAAAGCACGCCATTTTTATTTTGGCTACGACCGAAAAACATAAAATTATTCCAACGATACTTTCTCGTTGTCAAATATTTGATTTCAAAAGAATTACCGTAAAAGATGCCAAAGAACATCTTGCAGAAGTTGCGACAAGTCAAGGCGTAAATTTTGAAGATGATGCTTTGCATATTATTGCTCAAAAAGCAGATGGAGCGATGCGTGATGCTTTGTCTATATTTGACCGAGTAGTTTCTTTTTGTGGAAAAGATTTAACACGTCAGGCAGTTACGGAGAACTTGAATGTGTTGGATTACGAAACCTATATCAATGTAACCGATTTGATTCTGGATAATAAAATCCCAGATTTATTAATCGCATTCAATGAAATTCTTGCTAAAGGATTTGATGCACATCATTTTGTATCCGGATTAGCTTCTCATTTTAGAGATTTATTGGTTTCTAAAACACCTGTTACACTATCGTTATTAGAAGTTGGGGAACAAGCACAACAAATGTATGGTGTACAAGCCCAAAAATGCAGCCAAGATTTTCTTTTGAAAGGAATCGAAATTGCAAATGATTGTGATTTAAAATACAAATTAAGTCAAAATCAACGACTTCTTGTCGAACTTTGTCTGATGCAACTAGCCTCCATCACTTTTGATGGAGAAAAAAAAAAGTTGAGCAATTTATAA
- a CDS encoding DNA polymerase III has translation MLLYWNKYAQRLGDKGYKIMESLLLINDPKLNGTAITIELPNEGSKLDFEKELNGLLGHLKGHLHNHDITIEVIVNESVESKRNFNDQDRYNRLLEINPNIELLRTTFGLDLDA, from the coding sequence ATGTTATTGTATTGGAATAAATATGCACAACGTTTAGGAGATAAAGGATATAAAATTATGGAATCGTTGTTACTTATCAACGATCCTAAATTGAACGGAACAGCCATCACGATCGAATTGCCAAACGAAGGTTCAAAATTAGATTTTGAAAAAGAATTGAATGGGCTTTTAGGGCATTTGAAAGGTCATTTACACAATCATGATATTACTATAGAAGTTATTGTAAATGAAAGTGTGGAAAGCAAAAGAAACTTTAACGATCAAGACCGATACAACAGACTCCTTGAAATAAATCCAAATATTGAACTCTTACGAACAACATTTGGATTAGATTTAGATGCTTAA
- a CDS encoding TMEM175 family protein — MNKNRLEAFSDGVLAIIITIMILEIKVPEGENFSDLLSLFPKFISYILSFVYVGIYWNNHHHMLQSVTKVNGKILWANLHLLFWLSLIPVSTGWMGEHNFAKATITLYGIILFFSAIAFWLLQNIIITSEGEKSLLAKALGKNFKGKISNLLYLSAIVISFFYEFIATAIYIIVAIIWLVPDKRIEKVINSNE, encoded by the coding sequence ATGAATAAAAATAGACTTGAAGCTTTTAGTGATGGTGTTTTGGCTATCATAATTACTATAATGATATTGGAAATAAAGGTTCCTGAAGGAGAAAATTTCAGCGATTTACTCTCCCTTTTTCCAAAATTTATAAGTTATATCTTGAGTTTTGTTTATGTAGGGATATACTGGAATAATCATCATCACATGCTACAAAGTGTTACTAAAGTAAATGGTAAAATTCTTTGGGCAAATTTACATTTGTTATTTTGGTTGTCATTAATTCCAGTTTCTACGGGATGGATGGGGGAACACAATTTTGCTAAAGCTACCATTACATTGTATGGAATAATTCTATTTTTTTCGGCGATAGCTTTTTGGTTACTTCAAAACATAATTATTACCAGTGAAGGGGAAAAATCATTATTAGCAAAAGCGCTAGGAAAAAATTTTAAAGGAAAAATATCAAACTTATTATACCTAAGTGCAATAGTTATTTCTTTTTTTTATGAATTTATAGCTACCGCAATTTACATTATTGTTGCAATAATCTGGCTTGTACCTGATAAAAGAATTGAAAAAGTGATTAATTCAAATGAATAA
- a CDS encoding Ppx/GppA phosphatase family protein — protein sequence MIKIKKYAAIDIGSNAMRLLVVNIVEQEGKEPQFNKSSLVRVPIRLGQDAFTVGEISEENMERMCDAMTAFNLLMKVHKVERYMAFATSAMREAYNGKEVVEMIKKKADINIEIIDGKKEAAIIASTDLHHLLKTDQTYLFVDVGGGSTEFTLFSNGKMINSRSFKAGTVRLLNGMVCDVVWDEIEKWIKINTQEYDEVTLIGSGGNINKLFKMSGKMQEKPLSYIYMNSQYAFLNSLSYEQRISELGLNPDRADVILPATRIYLNAMKWSGARNIYVPKIGLSDGIVKAMYYGKI from the coding sequence ATGATTAAAATAAAGAAATATGCCGCAATAGATATTGGTTCAAATGCCATGCGTCTATTGGTTGTGAATATTGTTGAACAAGAAGGAAAAGAACCTCAATTTAATAAAAGTTCTCTTGTACGTGTACCAATTCGTTTGGGACAAGATGCTTTTACGGTAGGTGAAATTTCTGAGGAGAATATGGAAAGGATGTGTGATGCCATGACAGCATTTAATCTATTAATGAAAGTGCATAAAGTAGAGCGCTATATGGCATTTGCAACTTCAGCGATGCGTGAAGCCTATAATGGCAAAGAAGTTGTAGAAATGATTAAGAAAAAAGCGGATATAAATATAGAAATTATTGATGGAAAAAAAGAAGCTGCCATTATTGCATCAACTGATTTGCATCATTTGTTAAAAACAGATCAAACGTATCTTTTTGTGGATGTAGGTGGAGGAAGTACTGAATTTACCTTATTTTCTAATGGTAAAATGATAAATTCCAGATCATTTAAAGCTGGAACAGTTCGATTGTTGAATGGTATGGTTTGCGATGTGGTCTGGGATGAAATTGAAAAATGGATAAAGATAAATACTCAAGAATATGATGAAGTCACTTTAATAGGTTCCGGAGGAAATATTAATAAACTCTTCAAGATGTCAGGGAAAATGCAGGAAAAACCTTTGTCATATATATACATGAATTCCCAGTATGCTTTCTTAAACTCACTTTCCTATGAACAAAGGATTTCAGAATTGGGATTGAATCCAGATCGTGCCGATGTAATTCTTCCAGCGACAAGAATTTATCTTAATGCCATGAAATGGAGTGGAGCCAGAAATATTTATGTTCCTAAAATTGGACTTTCTGATGGTATTGTAAAAGCCATGTACTACGGTAAAATATAA